The Yersinia intermedia genome window below encodes:
- the ftsL gene encoding cell division protein FtsL, which produces MIGNERHGLVGVISGDLIRNAKIPLILLIAVLVSAVFVVTTAHRTRLLTAEREQLVLERDALDIEWRNLILEENALGDHSRVESIATDKLKMQHVDPSQENIVVKQ; this is translated from the coding sequence GTGATAGGCAACGAACGCCACGGTTTAGTTGGGGTCATCAGCGGTGATTTAATCCGCAATGCGAAGATCCCGTTAATTTTACTGATCGCGGTGTTGGTGTCTGCTGTTTTCGTGGTAACCACCGCTCACCGTACACGCTTGTTGACCGCAGAGCGTGAGCAGTTGGTGCTGGAACGGGATGCGCTGGATATCGAGTGGCGTAACCTGATTTTGGAAGAGAACGCGTTGGGTGACCACAGTCGTGTTGAAAGTATCGCGACTGACAAACTGAAAATGCAACATGTTGATCCATCACAAGAAAATATTGTGGTTAAACAATAG
- the rsmH gene encoding 16S rRNA (cytosine(1402)-N(4))-methyltransferase RsmH: protein MVDNNKIVDNNYKHTSVLLDEAVNGLNIRDNGIYIDGTFGRGGHSRLILSQLGPEGRLIAIDRDPQAIEAAKSITDPRFSIVHGPFSELAHYVRELDLVGRIDGVLLDLGVSSPQLDDPERGFSFMRDGPLDMRMDPSRGLSAAEWLMKASADDIAWVLKTFGEERFAKRLAKAIVERNLTQPMTRTKELADLIANASPFREKHKHPATRSFQAIRIYINSELEEIERALDGALEVLAPAGRLSVISFHSLEDRIVKNFIRHHSRGPQVPAGLPLTEAQLRSMGGRTLKSAGKMMPPDAEVAENPRARSSVLRFAERIKE from the coding sequence ATGGTAGATAACAACAAAATTGTAGATAACAACTACAAGCATACAAGCGTATTGCTGGATGAGGCGGTAAATGGCCTGAACATCCGCGATAACGGCATCTATATTGACGGCACTTTTGGCCGTGGTGGCCATTCGCGTCTGATTCTGTCCCAGCTTGGGCCAGAAGGGCGTCTGATTGCAATTGACCGTGACCCACAAGCTATCGAAGCGGCAAAATCTATTACTGATCCACGTTTCTCTATCGTACACGGTCCTTTTTCCGAGTTAGCGCATTATGTGCGAGAACTGGATTTAGTTGGTCGCATTGACGGTGTATTGCTCGATCTAGGGGTTTCATCACCCCAGTTGGATGACCCTGAACGTGGTTTCTCTTTCATGCGTGACGGGCCATTGGATATGCGTATGGACCCCTCCCGTGGATTATCTGCTGCTGAGTGGTTGATGAAAGCCAGCGCCGACGATATCGCGTGGGTGTTAAAAACCTTTGGTGAAGAGCGTTTTGCCAAGCGCCTGGCTAAAGCCATTGTTGAGCGCAACCTTACTCAACCGATGACTCGCACCAAAGAGCTGGCTGATTTGATTGCCAACGCCAGCCCATTCCGCGAAAAGCACAAACATCCCGCTACCCGTAGCTTCCAGGCTATTCGTATCTATATCAACAGTGAATTGGAAGAGATTGAGCGCGCACTTGATGGCGCACTTGAAGTTCTGGCCCCTGCGGGCCGTTTGTCAGTGATTAGCTTCCACTCTCTTGAAGATCGCATTGTTAAAAACTTTATTCGTCATCATAGCCGTGGCCCACAGGTTCCTGCAGGGTTGCCATTGACGGAAGCGCAGTTGCGCAGCATGGGTGGGCGCACATTGAAATCGGCTGGCAAAATGATGCCTCCAGATGCTGAGGTGGCGGAAAACCCACGGGCACGAAGCTCGGTATTGCGTTTTGCCGAGAGGATTAAAGAGTGA
- the mraZ gene encoding division/cell wall cluster transcriptional repressor MraZ — MFRGATMVNLDSKGRLAVPTRYRDLLNEESQGQMVCTIDLHQPCLLLYPLPEWEIIEQKLSRLSSMNPAERRVQRLLLGHASECQMDGAGRLLIAGTLRQHAGLNKEVMLVGQFNKFELWDEQTWYQQVKDDIDAEQSTQEPLSERLQDLSL, encoded by the coding sequence ATGTTTCGTGGTGCAACGATGGTTAACCTCGACAGTAAAGGGCGGCTTGCCGTACCTACCCGTTATCGGGATTTACTGAACGAGGAGTCGCAAGGCCAGATGGTCTGTACCATAGACCTTCACCAACCATGCCTGTTGCTTTATCCACTCCCTGAATGGGAAATCATTGAACAAAAATTATCCCGTCTGTCGAGCATGAATCCGGCTGAGCGTCGGGTCCAGCGTTTGCTGTTAGGGCACGCCAGTGAATGTCAGATGGATGGTGCCGGGCGCTTACTGATCGCAGGAACATTGCGACAGCATGCCGGGCTGAATAAAGAAGTGATGCTGGTTGGGCAGTTCAACAAGTTTGAACTGTGGGATGAACAGACCTGGTATCAACAAGTCAAGGATGACATCGACGCAGAACAGTCCACTCAGGAACCCTTGTCTGAGCGGCTACAGGACTTATCGCTATAA
- a CDS encoding L-alanine exporter AlaE: MFSTGSRLRSAAADTFALVVYCFVIGMIIEIVISGMTFQQSLSSRLVSIPVNILIAWPYGVYRDAFIRFARHHADKHSWARNLADLLAYVSFQSPVYAIILWSVGADLEQITTAVTSNALVSMAMGVAYGYFLEYCRRLFRVAGYV, translated from the coding sequence ATGTTTTCAACTGGGTCCCGCCTGCGTAGTGCTGCAGCCGATACTTTTGCGCTCGTGGTGTATTGTTTTGTCATCGGTATGATAATTGAAATCGTGATCTCGGGAATGACCTTCCAGCAGTCACTCTCTTCCCGCCTGGTTTCAATACCCGTCAATATCCTTATTGCCTGGCCTTATGGTGTGTATCGGGATGCCTTTATCCGCTTTGCGCGCCATCATGCCGATAAGCATTCTTGGGCGCGGAATCTGGCAGACTTACTGGCCTATGTCAGCTTCCAGTCTCCGGTTTATGCCATAATCTTGTGGTCGGTCGGGGCTGATTTAGAACAAATTACTACGGCGGTTACCAGTAACGCGTTGGTTTCAATGGCGATGGGTGTGGCTTACGGCTACTTTCTGGAATACTGCCGCCGGTTGTTCCGCGTGGCAGGCTATGTTTGA
- the cra gene encoding catabolite repressor/activator — MKLDEIARLAGVSRTTASYVINGKAKQYRVSDKTVDKVMAVVREHNYHPNAVAAGLRAGRTRSIGLVIPDLENTSYTRIANYLERQARQRGYQLLIACSEDQPDNEMRCIEHLLQRQVDAIIVSTALPPEHPFYQRWANDPLPIIALDRALDREHFISVVGADQEDALMLAQELRAFPAESVLYLGALPELSVSFLREMGFREAWKDDPRKVDYLYANSYEREAAGVLFAQWLKTHPMPQALFTTSFQLLQGVMDVTLKQSGRLPSNLAIATFGDNELLDFLECPVLAVAQRHRDVAERVLELVLASLDEPHKPKPGLTRIRRNLFRRGSLSRK; from the coding sequence GTGAAACTGGATGAAATCGCGCGTCTTGCGGGCGTTTCGCGTACAACGGCCAGTTATGTCATTAATGGCAAAGCGAAACAGTACCGAGTCAGCGACAAAACAGTAGACAAAGTTATGGCGGTTGTCAGGGAACATAACTATCACCCAAATGCTGTTGCGGCAGGATTGCGCGCGGGCAGAACCCGTTCCATTGGTTTGGTGATCCCGGACCTTGAGAATACCAGCTATACCCGTATTGCAAATTATCTGGAACGCCAGGCGCGCCAGCGCGGTTATCAACTGTTGATCGCCTGTTCTGAAGATCAGCCAGATAATGAGATGCGTTGTATCGAACACCTGTTACAGCGCCAGGTTGATGCCATTATCGTTTCTACCGCATTGCCCCCTGAGCACCCTTTTTACCAGCGCTGGGCTAATGATCCATTGCCAATCATTGCATTGGATCGGGCGCTTGATCGGGAGCATTTCATTAGCGTCGTCGGCGCGGATCAAGAAGATGCACTGATGCTGGCACAAGAACTACGTGCCTTCCCCGCAGAGTCGGTATTGTATTTAGGCGCGCTGCCGGAACTCTCGGTCAGTTTCTTGCGTGAGATGGGATTCCGTGAGGCGTGGAAAGATGATCCACGTAAAGTCGATTACCTGTATGCCAATAGCTACGAGCGCGAAGCTGCTGGCGTGCTGTTTGCGCAGTGGCTTAAGACCCACCCAATGCCACAGGCGCTATTTACCACCTCATTCCAGCTACTACAGGGCGTTATGGATGTGACCTTAAAGCAAAGTGGGCGTTTACCCAGTAATCTGGCGATTGCTACTTTTGGTGATAACGAGCTGTTGGACTTCCTTGAGTGCCCAGTACTGGCAGTGGCACAGCGCCACCGTGATGTTGCCGAGCGCGTGCTGGAGCTGGTATTAGCCAGTCTGGATGAACCGCATAAACCGAAACCGGGGTTAACCCGTATTCGCCGCAATTTATTCCGCCGGGGCAGTTTGAGCCGCAAGTAA
- the ilvN gene encoding acetolactate synthase small subunit — MRRRILSVLLENESGALSRVVGLFSQRGYNIESLTVAPTDDPTLSRMTIQTVGDAKVLEQIEKQLHKLVDVLRVSELVSGSHVEREIMLVKLQASGYGREEVKRCAEIFRGQIVDVTATLYTVQLAGTSDKLDAFLNAVREVAEIVEVARSGIVGVSRGDKIMR; from the coding sequence ATGCGCCGCCGGATTTTATCAGTTCTACTGGAAAACGAATCAGGTGCGCTCTCAAGAGTTGTGGGCCTGTTTTCTCAACGTGGTTACAACATTGAGAGTTTAACGGTCGCGCCGACCGACGATCCGACACTGTCCCGCATGACGATTCAGACCGTGGGCGATGCTAAGGTTCTGGAGCAGATAGAAAAACAACTGCATAAACTGGTCGATGTACTGCGTGTTAGTGAGTTGGTTTCTGGCTCACATGTTGAGCGTGAGATCATGTTGGTGAAGTTGCAGGCCAGTGGTTACGGGCGTGAAGAAGTGAAACGGTGTGCGGAAATCTTCCGTGGGCAAATTGTGGATGTGACCGCCACGCTTTACACCGTCCAACTGGCTGGCACCAGTGATAAGCTGGATGCATTCCTCAATGCGGTGCGGGAAGTGGCAGAAATTGTCGAAGTTGCCCGCTCAGGTATTGTCGGTGTGTCACGCGGTGACAAGATTATGCGTTAA
- the ilvI gene encoding acetolactate synthase 3 large subunit, whose amino-acid sequence MEMLSGAEMVVRSLIDQGVKHVFGYPGGAVLDIYDALHTVGGIDHVLVRHEQGAVHMADGYARATGEVGVVLVTSGPGATNAITGIATAYMDSVPMVVLSGQVPSSLIGYDAFQECDMVGISRPVVKHSFLVKRTEDIPTVLKKAFYLASTGRPGPVVIDLPKDIVGPAVKMPYAYPDQVSLRSYNPTVQGHRGQIKRALQTILAAKKPIMYVGGGAINSACHEELLVLAEKLNLPVTSSLMGLGSFPGTHRQSVGMLGMHGTFEANMAMHNTDLIFAVGVRFDDRTTNNLAKYCPNATVVHIDIDPTSISKTVNADIPIVGDAKQVLVQMLELLSQIDCTQDCDSLRDWWQSIEQWRARNCLSYNKDSGKIKPQAVIETLHRLTSGDAYVTSDVGQHQMFAALYYPFDKPRRWINSGGLGTMGFGLPAALGVKLALPDETVVCVTGDGSIQMNIQELSTALQYNLPVLVLNLNNRYLGMVKQWQDMIYSGRHSQSYMDSLPDFVKLAEAYGHIGVSIRTPDELESKLADALTQLSETKRLVFVDVTVDETEHVYPMQIRGGGMDEMWLSKTERT is encoded by the coding sequence ATGGAGATGTTGTCAGGAGCCGAGATGGTTGTCCGATCGTTAATCGATCAGGGCGTGAAGCATGTATTCGGTTATCCCGGCGGGGCCGTACTTGATATCTACGATGCCCTGCACACGGTCGGAGGCATCGATCACGTGCTGGTGCGCCATGAACAAGGCGCGGTTCACATGGCCGATGGCTATGCACGAGCAACCGGCGAGGTTGGCGTGGTACTGGTTACTTCAGGCCCAGGTGCGACCAATGCCATTACCGGTATCGCTACTGCGTATATGGACTCAGTACCGATGGTGGTGCTTTCCGGTCAGGTACCTAGCTCATTGATAGGCTACGATGCTTTTCAGGAATGTGACATGGTGGGGATCTCCCGCCCAGTGGTGAAACACAGTTTTCTGGTGAAGCGGACTGAAGATATTCCAACAGTACTGAAAAAAGCCTTCTATCTGGCATCAACTGGCCGCCCAGGCCCGGTCGTTATCGATTTGCCAAAAGATATTGTTGGACCTGCAGTAAAAATGCCTTACGCCTACCCGGATCAGGTTAGCCTGCGTTCTTATAACCCCACAGTACAAGGCCATCGTGGGCAGATTAAACGCGCGCTGCAAACTATTCTGGCGGCCAAGAAACCCATCATGTATGTCGGCGGTGGGGCGATTAACTCTGCCTGTCACGAAGAGCTGCTCGTTCTTGCTGAGAAACTGAATTTGCCGGTGACCAGCTCTTTGATGGGGTTAGGGAGCTTCCCAGGAACTCATCGCCAAAGCGTAGGTATGCTGGGGATGCACGGAACATTTGAAGCCAATATGGCGATGCACAATACGGATCTGATTTTTGCCGTTGGCGTGCGCTTTGATGACCGTACCACCAACAATCTGGCGAAATACTGCCCGAATGCCACGGTAGTACACATCGATATCGACCCGACTTCAATTTCGAAAACCGTAAATGCAGATATTCCAATAGTTGGTGATGCCAAACAAGTCTTGGTACAGATGCTGGAGTTGTTGTCTCAGATTGATTGCACACAGGATTGCGATAGTTTGCGTGACTGGTGGCAATCCATCGAACAATGGCGTGCCCGCAATTGCCTGAGTTACAACAAAGACAGCGGTAAAATCAAGCCGCAGGCGGTGATCGAAACCTTACATCGCCTCACCAGCGGTGATGCCTATGTCACCTCTGATGTCGGTCAACACCAGATGTTCGCTGCACTTTACTATCCGTTTGATAAGCCACGCCGTTGGATTAACTCCGGTGGACTGGGGACGATGGGCTTTGGCCTGCCCGCAGCACTTGGCGTCAAGCTGGCGTTACCAGACGAAACCGTAGTTTGCGTCACCGGTGATGGCAGTATCCAGATGAATATTCAGGAATTATCCACTGCATTGCAATATAACTTGCCGGTGCTGGTGTTGAACCTGAACAACCGCTATCTCGGTATGGTGAAACAGTGGCAGGACATGATCTACTCTGGCCGACACTCACAGTCTTATATGGATTCGCTGCCTGACTTCGTCAAATTGGCTGAAGCCTATGGCCATATTGGCGTTTCTATTCGCACGCCGGATGAGTTGGAAAGCAAACTGGCTGATGCCCTGACACAATTATCCGAGACCAAGCGTTTGGTATTTGTGGATGTGACGGTTGATGAAACGGAGCATGTTTACCCGATGCAGATTCGTGGTGGTGGCATGGACGAAATGTGGCTTAGCAAAACGGAGAGGACATAA